The Bacteroidota bacterium genome has a window encoding:
- a CDS encoding NADP-dependent malic enzyme, whose translation MPSKKLNQEALDYHAMGRPGKIEVIPSKPYSTQRDLSLAYSPGVAEPCLRIADQPEDVYKYTAKGNLVAVISNGTAVLGLGNIRPEAAKPVMEGKGLLFKIFADIDVFDIEINETDIDRFVQTVKAIAPTFGGINLEDIKAPECFAIEQRLKKELNIPIMHDDQHGTAIISGAALLNALELARKKIEDIRIVVSGAGASAISCAKLYLSLGARKENIIMFDSTGAIHSDRTDLDENKIFFANKTSVRTLDEAMKGADVFLGLSKGNIVSQDMVRSMAKNAIVFALANPDPEITYPEALAAREDIIIATGRSDYPNQVNNVLGFPYIFRGALDVRATQINEAMKLAAVRAIAELAKDPVPEIVNLAYNQKNIVFGKDYIIPKPLDPRLITTVAPAVARAAIESGVAQAPIANWNHYVENLQKRLGLDNKLIRVVTSKARQNPQRVVFAEADNYKILKAAQIVRDEGIAKPILLGNQERIRALLEENKLDLGDTPIIDPRREEEKRHEFGEIFFRKRKRRGFTLYEAKKIMNERNYYGAMMVETGEADALISGLTRKYSDTIRPALQIIGTQEDVKKVAGMYIMMTKKGPFFFADTTINVDPTAEDLAEITVLTAWAVQQFNVKPRIALLSFSNFGAHDDPHAKKVRDAVAILHQKYPGMLVDGEMQANFALNPHLLSDNFPFCEFADQGANTLIFPSLDAGNIAYKLLQEMGGAEAIGPVLLGMKKPVHILQLGSSVREIVNMVTIAVVDAQSRKSTR comes from the coding sequence ATGCCAAGCAAAAAACTCAACCAGGAAGCGTTGGATTACCACGCGATGGGACGCCCGGGAAAGATCGAAGTAATCCCGAGCAAACCCTACAGCACCCAACGCGACCTCTCCCTCGCCTATTCGCCCGGAGTAGCAGAACCGTGCCTGCGCATCGCCGATCAACCCGAGGATGTATACAAGTACACCGCCAAAGGAAACCTGGTCGCGGTGATCTCTAATGGCACGGCTGTGCTGGGTCTCGGAAACATCAGACCCGAAGCAGCCAAGCCGGTCATGGAAGGAAAAGGGCTGCTCTTTAAGATATTCGCCGACATCGATGTCTTCGATATCGAGATCAACGAGACCGACATCGACCGTTTTGTTCAAACGGTAAAGGCCATTGCACCGACCTTTGGTGGCATCAACCTCGAAGACATCAAAGCGCCTGAATGCTTCGCGATTGAACAGCGTCTGAAAAAAGAGCTGAACATCCCGATCATGCACGATGACCAGCATGGCACCGCCATCATTTCCGGCGCCGCGCTGTTGAACGCACTCGAACTGGCCAGAAAAAAGATCGAGGATATCCGGATCGTGGTGAGCGGTGCCGGCGCCTCCGCGATCTCCTGCGCCAAACTTTACCTCTCACTCGGGGCCCGGAAGGAGAACATCATCATGTTCGATTCCACCGGCGCAATTCACAGCGATCGCACCGATCTCGACGAGAATAAAATATTCTTCGCCAACAAGACTTCGGTACGCACCCTCGATGAAGCCATGAAAGGAGCGGACGTCTTTTTGGGGCTGTCCAAGGGTAACATCGTCAGCCAGGACATGGTCCGTTCCATGGCGAAGAATGCGATCGTCTTTGCACTGGCCAATCCGGATCCGGAGATCACCTATCCGGAAGCACTTGCGGCACGGGAAGATATCATCATCGCCACCGGAAGATCCGATTATCCGAACCAGGTGAACAACGTTCTCGGATTCCCTTACATCTTCCGCGGCGCACTGGATGTCAGGGCCACCCAGATCAACGAAGCGATGAAACTCGCTGCTGTACGCGCCATCGCGGAGCTCGCCAAAGATCCGGTTCCGGAGATCGTTAACCTGGCTTACAACCAGAAGAATATCGTGTTCGGCAAGGATTACATCATTCCAAAACCGCTGGACCCCCGTCTCATCACGACCGTTGCACCGGCTGTCGCTCGCGCAGCCATCGAAAGCGGTGTCGCGCAGGCGCCGATCGCGAACTGGAACCACTATGTCGAGAACCTGCAGAAACGACTGGGGCTCGACAACAAGCTGATCCGCGTCGTTACCAGTAAGGCCCGCCAGAATCCCCAGCGCGTGGTCTTCGCGGAAGCCGACAACTACAAGATCCTCAAAGCCGCTCAGATCGTACGCGATGAAGGGATCGCCAAGCCCATCCTCCTTGGCAACCAGGAGCGCATCCGTGCCTTGCTGGAAGAGAATAAGCTGGACTTGGGCGACACGCCGATCATTGACCCGCGCCGGGAGGAAGAGAAGCGTCACGAATTCGGTGAGATCTTTTTCCGCAAACGCAAGCGCCGCGGCTTCACGCTGTATGAGGCGAAGAAGATCATGAACGAGCGCAACTACTACGGCGCCATGATGGTGGAGACCGGCGAAGCGGACGCGCTCATTTCGGGTCTCACGCGAAAATACAGTGACACGATCCGTCCGGCCTTGCAGATCATCGGCACCCAGGAGGACGTGAAAAAGGTAGCTGGCATGTACATCATGATGACCAAGAAGGGTCCGTTCTTCTTTGCCGATACCACCATCAACGTGGATCCCACGGCGGAAGACCTGGCAGAGATCACGGTCCTCACAGCCTGGGCAGTCCAGCAGTTCAACGTCAAGCCGCGGATCGCCTTACTTTCCTTCTCCAACTTCGGCGCGCACGACGACCCGCATGCGAAGAAAGTGCGTGACGCGGTGGCGATCCTTCATCAGAAATATCCCGGTATGCTCGTCGATGGCGAGATGCAGGCCAATTTCGCCCTGAATCCCCATCTGCTTTCCGACAATTTCCCGTTCTGCGAATTCGCGGATCAGGGTGCCAATACGCTCATCTTCCCAAGCCTAGATGCCGGCAATATCGCCTATAAGCTCCTGCAGGAAATGGGCGGCGCTGAAGCCATCGGCCCGGTCCTGCTCGGCATGAAGAAACCCGTTCACATCCTCCAGTTGGGAAGTTCTGTACGCGAAATCGTGAACATGGTCACCATTGCCGTGGTCGATGCGCAATCGAGAAAGTCGACCCGCTGA
- the ruvA gene encoding Holliday junction branch migration protein RuvA, which produces MYHHLQGRLIEKNPAYIVIECAGVGYFVNISVHTYSKIGDNENFKILTYLQITEDQHALYGFAEEEERRLFRLLITVSGVGCNTARMMLSSMNPGEIESCILQDDAPRLKAIKGIGEKTAQRIILELKSKLRKDVNAPSVSVASFKVKDEALTALLTLGFPRASVEKTLDSLVRQQPAAGVEDLIRLALKNL; this is translated from the coding sequence ATGTACCACCACCTGCAGGGCCGACTGATTGAAAAGAATCCCGCGTATATCGTAATCGAATGTGCCGGGGTCGGTTATTTCGTCAATATATCGGTTCACACCTATTCAAAAATAGGTGATAATGAGAACTTTAAGATTCTTACATACCTTCAAATAACCGAAGACCAGCATGCGTTATACGGCTTCGCCGAAGAGGAAGAACGGCGATTGTTCCGGCTTCTGATCACCGTTTCAGGGGTAGGGTGCAATACGGCCAGGATGATGCTGTCGTCCATGAATCCGGGAGAAATCGAGTCCTGTATCCTGCAGGATGATGCCCCCAGGCTCAAAGCGATCAAAGGGATCGGTGAAAAAACCGCTCAACGCATTATTCTGGAATTGAAGAGTAAACTGCGGAAAGACGTCAACGCACCGTCTGTTTCCGTTGCTTCCTTCAAAGTCAAGGATGAGGCGCTGACCGCCCTTCTGACCCTGGGATTTCCACGTGCCAGCGTCGAGAAAACACTCGACAGTCTGGTTCGACAACAACCCGCGGCAGGTGTGGAAGACCTTATTCGGTTGGCCTTGAAAAACCTGTAA
- the sprA gene encoding cell surface protein SprA: MKNIRRYAFGIGTALSFITFVWAADRPARFADFSERTTDTEESLSPPDSGDGDLHYPLQDRFSDPYNSPVDHNPLLLGDPSNIKTNVEYDTDENKYIINESIGSMFYRNPSYMDFDEFVEQEFRKSTGDYFRQRASEEDKLSKKAFAPKITINSQVFDRIFGGNTIDIRPQGSAELSFALNTNRNQNPALPERQRKVTTFNFNERIQMNVIANIGDKMKLSTNYNTEATFDFENRMKIEYTGYEDDIIKKIEAGNVTFPINSQLIQGSQSLFGIKTQLQFGRLMVTSVYSQQRGQARTIDVQGGAQTTNFDIRADQYESNRHFFLAQYFRNNYDRALRDLNRLQTNIIITRIEVWVTSRTFVASQNLQNRNIVAFADLGENNPDTTQSFIPDFVPGFDIAEPSDSSNGLYPTLGTANLTALRQVSNSSSILDPLGIPFNFSRNKNFETVENARLLQPNEYTLNSRLGYISLNTTLEPNQVLAVAFEYTANGMVHRVGELTANNTGTTGTEALFVKLIRSTNFTPKTYTWDLMMKNVYSLGGFNISQEKFRLDVLYQDDRIGGFVNFISEGCSDVKGLPLLRVLNLDDLNPNGDPQPDGVFDFVDGLTINRQTGRIIFPVLEPFGSSLRAKFCGDSLLADYYCYDPLYDSTKVAAQQIPEKNKFSLRGTYQSSSGSDIPLNAINIPQGSVKVTAGGVPLRENVDYTVDYTLGRVKIINDGLLKSNTPIRVSLESQSLFNLQQKTYIGNRFDYTFNKDFQVGATVLHLNERPLTQKVNIYDEPISNTVVGVDGTYRTDSRFLTRLLDKLPFYNTKETSTLTFSGEVAKLFPGHNKAIGQNGVSYLDDFEGAITPLDLRVPGNWYLASAPQGQVQPGMFPEAQYNDSLVYGYNRAKVAWYYVDPLFQRDQPGITPADIDDDDQSNNFVREIPQREIFPNVSQPTGPQVITCMNLAYYPTERGPYNYDVDSVPGLSAGIDTDGRLRDPASRWGGIMRRLETTDFEASNIEFIQFWMMDPFATGTENDGSGGELYFNLGNLSEDILRDGHKSFENGLPAPTNNYTTENSAWGRYPVVQTVVNAFDNDPASRASQDIGLDGLTTTDERNFFQTSYIDRVAARYGTGSVAYQLAVQDPSSDDYAYFLNPDYSTTNTAPLDRYKRFNGHEGNSPANGTIDGVQSTATTLPDMEDVNRDNNMEIGENYFQYKVLLKPANMVVGQNYITDMIESPVRYANNTTGTVKWYQFKVPVRSPDQVIGTVDVQNIRFIRMFMKGFQTPVVARFARLELLRGEWRPYIYSLLNTGEYAPTPEVPGDTKFDVGVVSIEENGSRIPVPYVLPPGIDRERDVSATQLATINEASLSMRVCELSDGDGRAAYRNTQFDLRSYKKLRMFVHAESRGASDGLQNGDLHMFVRLGTDLSDNYYEYDIPLVVTPWGATARDQVWPEANNMEIELNKLVQAKLARNNAMQVNGTVTLRTPFAVQDGDRTITIKGSPNLSNVRSLMIGVRNPKDPSGTGPKLCAEVWVNELRLSDFDENGGWAATARINAKLADLGNMTIVGNHSAAGWGSIEKKVSERDRQDKTAYDFSTNIELGKFLPEKSGVKVPMYFGYSEQFIKPQFNPLDPDVPLNQAIDAIPNAEGRDSLRKQTIDYTQRKSLNFTNVRKTKTGAAPKTRIYDVENLNFTYAYTEIYQRNYNIAYSLYKTHSGLIGYNYNKTGKPIQPFEKVPGKLINSKWMKPVKEFNFNPLPSSLTFSTALDRTYSETQLRNNSGLLFSIDPLFIKTFIMQRRYGLNWDLTRSLKLDFNADANAIIDEPPGKLDTREERDSVRTNLMRLGRLQRYNHTSNLTYNLPFNKIPATDWVSGNVRYGATYNWQTSPLYRDSVTNEIVPNPFANTIQNSQTIAYNANLTFTTLYNKVPFLKKINQGAQRPAADRQPKPKIKSPTDSLNKAPKDSLREKKSPLEPVFRGLANLLMSVKSGNITYTETNGTLLPGFRGKPDYLGMDFNYAGNSNAPGWGFLFGSQRDIRPDGIRNNWFTFDTTLSSFFTRTQLQNLTARLTVEPVKSFRIELTGNRNYTLNRTENFRYGSDGQFRSYSPVENGNFSISYLTWNTHFIKDANDYSNKNFDDFRAYRSQMSGLLAAENSNYVSGSDTISGFKNGYGPAQQEVVAYAFLAAYTGRKPSDRFIDRFPKIPRPNWRITYDGLSKLKFFQKFLQSFSLSHGYRSIYSINSFNQNLLYSEAGGDPFKRDTVGNFIPRYDMQQITIAEQLAPLIGIDMTWKNSLQTRFEIKRDRTLTLAFSNIQVTEVRGTEYTLGLGYKFKRVTLPFRTGNGRQKLSNDLNVRADFNWRENTTILRKVIENTNQPSAGSTVLSMKFNVDYPVNDRFNVRAFYEYSSNNPFVSSTFPTSTTFAGFAIRFTLAQ; the protein is encoded by the coding sequence TTGAAGAATATAAGGCGATACGCTTTCGGCATTGGCACCGCCTTGTCCTTTATCACCTTCGTCTGGGCTGCTGACCGGCCTGCCCGATTCGCGGACTTTAGTGAGAGAACAACTGATACGGAGGAAAGTTTATCTCCCCCTGACAGTGGTGATGGCGACCTGCACTATCCGCTTCAGGACCGCTTTTCCGATCCGTACAATTCTCCGGTCGATCACAATCCACTGCTGCTCGGGGATCCGTCGAACATCAAGACCAATGTCGAGTACGACACGGATGAGAACAAATACATCATCAACGAAAGCATCGGTTCCATGTTCTATCGAAATCCGTCGTACATGGATTTCGACGAGTTCGTAGAACAGGAATTCCGAAAGTCGACCGGCGACTATTTCCGTCAGCGCGCTTCTGAAGAGGACAAACTGAGCAAGAAAGCCTTCGCGCCAAAGATCACGATCAATTCGCAGGTGTTCGACCGCATCTTCGGCGGTAATACCATCGATATCCGCCCGCAAGGTTCGGCCGAACTCAGTTTCGCGCTCAACACGAACCGGAACCAAAACCCCGCCCTTCCCGAGCGACAGCGGAAAGTGACTACGTTCAACTTCAACGAACGGATCCAAATGAACGTGATCGCCAACATCGGCGATAAGATGAAGCTTTCCACCAACTACAACACGGAAGCGACCTTCGACTTCGAGAACCGGATGAAGATCGAGTACACCGGTTACGAGGACGATATCATCAAGAAGATCGAAGCCGGTAACGTTACTTTCCCGATCAATAGCCAGCTGATCCAGGGCTCCCAGAGCCTCTTCGGTATCAAGACCCAGTTGCAGTTCGGACGCTTGATGGTGACCAGCGTGTATTCGCAGCAGCGCGGTCAGGCGCGTACCATCGATGTTCAGGGCGGCGCGCAGACGACCAACTTCGACATCCGCGCCGACCAATACGAATCCAACCGCCACTTCTTCCTCGCCCAGTATTTCCGTAACAATTACGATCGTGCCTTGCGCGACCTGAATCGACTGCAGACCAACATTATCATCACACGGATCGAAGTTTGGGTCACCTCGCGTACGTTCGTCGCCTCCCAGAACCTGCAGAACCGAAACATCGTCGCGTTCGCCGACCTTGGTGAAAACAATCCGGATACGACGCAGTCGTTCATTCCGGATTTTGTACCCGGCTTTGACATCGCCGAACCTTCGGATTCCTCGAACGGTCTGTACCCGACCTTAGGCACCGCCAATCTCACCGCGCTCCGACAAGTCTCGAATTCCTCCTCCATCCTGGACCCGTTGGGGATTCCGTTCAACTTCAGCAGGAACAAGAACTTTGAAACGGTTGAAAACGCCCGACTCCTTCAACCCAACGAATACACCCTGAATTCCCGACTCGGCTACATCTCACTCAACACCACCCTTGAACCCAACCAGGTTCTTGCCGTCGCATTCGAATACACGGCGAACGGTATGGTACACCGGGTGGGTGAACTGACCGCAAACAATACGGGTACGACGGGTACGGAAGCCTTGTTCGTCAAGCTTATCCGCAGCACCAACTTCACCCCGAAGACCTACACCTGGGACCTGATGATGAAGAACGTCTATTCACTCGGCGGCTTCAATATCTCGCAGGAAAAATTCCGACTGGATGTATTGTATCAGGATGATCGCATCGGCGGATTCGTGAACTTCATTTCCGAAGGCTGTTCCGACGTCAAAGGACTTCCGCTGTTGCGCGTCCTGAACCTGGACGACCTTAACCCGAACGGCGACCCGCAACCCGATGGCGTATTCGACTTCGTCGACGGATTGACCATCAACCGGCAAACGGGTCGCATCATCTTCCCCGTCCTCGAACCGTTCGGCAGTTCTTTGCGAGCCAAGTTCTGCGGCGATTCCCTGTTGGCGGATTACTATTGCTACGATCCGCTCTACGATTCGACGAAAGTCGCCGCCCAGCAGATTCCGGAAAAGAACAAGTTCAGTCTGCGTGGTACGTACCAATCCTCTTCGGGCTCGGACATTCCGTTGAACGCCATCAACATTCCGCAAGGATCGGTGAAGGTTACCGCCGGCGGTGTGCCGCTGCGGGAAAACGTGGATTATACGGTCGACTACACGCTCGGTCGGGTGAAGATCATCAACGACGGACTGCTCAAATCGAATACGCCGATCCGGGTGTCGCTCGAAAGCCAGTCGCTATTCAATCTGCAGCAAAAGACCTACATCGGTAACCGATTCGACTACACCTTCAACAAGGACTTCCAGGTAGGCGCAACTGTCCTCCACTTGAACGAGCGTCCGCTCACCCAGAAGGTGAACATCTACGACGAACCGATTTCGAACACCGTTGTTGGTGTCGACGGAACCTATCGGACCGATTCGCGCTTCCTCACCCGCCTGCTGGATAAGCTGCCCTTCTACAACACGAAAGAAACCTCGACGCTGACTTTCAGCGGCGAAGTAGCGAAGCTGTTCCCGGGTCACAACAAGGCCATCGGCCAGAACGGTGTCTCCTATCTCGACGACTTCGAAGGCGCCATCACTCCGCTTGACCTGCGGGTTCCCGGCAACTGGTACCTCGCCAGCGCTCCGCAGGGGCAAGTGCAACCGGGAATGTTCCCGGAAGCGCAATACAACGACAGCCTCGTTTACGGTTACAACCGCGCGAAGGTCGCCTGGTATTATGTCGACCCGCTGTTCCAGCGCGACCAGCCCGGTATTACGCCTGCCGACATCGACGACGACGACCAGAGCAACAACTTTGTACGGGAGATTCCGCAGCGCGAGATCTTCCCGAACGTTTCGCAGCCTACCGGTCCGCAGGTCATCACCTGCATGAACTTAGCCTATTACCCCACCGAACGCGGCCCCTACAATTACGACGTCGACAGTGTCCCGGGGCTTTCCGCTGGTATCGATACCGACGGCCGACTGCGCGACCCTGCTTCACGTTGGGGTGGAATCATGCGTCGTCTGGAAACCACCGACTTCGAAGCGAGCAACATCGAGTTCATCCAGTTCTGGATGATGGATCCCTTCGCAACCGGTACAGAGAACGACGGTTCGGGCGGTGAACTCTATTTCAACCTCGGCAACCTGTCCGAAGACATCCTGCGCGACGGACATAAATCTTTCGAAAACGGTCTGCCCGCTCCGACGAACAACTACACGACGGAGAATTCAGCCTGGGGCCGTTATCCTGTCGTTCAAACGGTCGTCAACGCGTTCGACAACGATCCGGCCAGTCGCGCGTCCCAGGACATCGGCCTCGACGGTCTTACCACGACGGACGAACGGAATTTCTTCCAGACGAGCTACATTGACCGTGTTGCAGCGCGTTACGGAACCGGATCGGTCGCCTACCAGCTCGCGGTGCAGGACCCGTCCAGCGACGACTACGCCTACTTCCTCAACCCGGATTACAGTACCACGAACACAGCGCCGCTCGACCGCTACAAACGATTCAACGGACACGAGGGTAACTCGCCGGCCAATGGAACCATTGACGGTGTCCAATCCACCGCGACCACGCTTCCTGACATGGAAGACGTGAACCGCGATAACAACATGGAGATTGGCGAGAACTACTTCCAGTACAAAGTCCTGCTCAAGCCGGCGAACATGGTGGTAGGTCAGAACTACATCACCGACATGATCGAATCGCCGGTGCGCTACGCGAACAACACCACCGGCACCGTGAAGTGGTACCAGTTCAAGGTTCCAGTACGCAGCCCCGATCAGGTCATCGGAACGGTCGACGTACAGAACATCCGCTTCATCCGGATGTTCATGAAAGGCTTCCAGACACCGGTTGTCGCCCGCTTCGCCCGTCTGGAACTCCTCCGCGGCGAATGGCGCCCCTACATTTATTCGCTGCTCAACACCGGCGAATACGCGCCCACACCGGAAGTTCCCGGAGACACCAAGTTTGATGTCGGCGTCGTCAGCATCGAAGAAAACGGCAGCCGCATTCCGGTCCCGTACGTGCTGCCTCCCGGTATCGATCGGGAGCGGGATGTATCGGCCACGCAGTTGGCTACGATCAACGAAGCCTCGCTCTCCATGCGCGTTTGCGAACTTTCCGACGGCGACGGACGTGCCGCTTATCGTAACACCCAATTCGATCTCCGCTCTTATAAAAAGCTCCGGATGTTCGTTCACGCGGAATCCCGCGGCGCATCCGATGGGTTGCAAAACGGCGACCTGCACATGTTCGTCCGACTCGGAACCGACCTGAGCGACAACTACTACGAATACGATATTCCGCTCGTCGTAACGCCCTGGGGAGCTACCGCGCGTGATCAGGTTTGGCCGGAAGCGAACAACATGGAGATCGAGTTGAACAAGCTCGTGCAGGCAAAACTCGCCCGCAACAACGCGATGCAGGTAAACGGAACGGTAACCCTTCGCACCCCTTTCGCCGTTCAGGATGGTGACCGTACGATCACCATCAAGGGATCTCCGAATCTCAGCAACGTGCGTTCACTGATGATCGGTGTCCGCAACCCGAAAGACCCCTCGGGGACCGGGCCGAAATTGTGCGCGGAAGTCTGGGTGAACGAATTGCGCTTGTCCGACTTCGACGAGAACGGCGGCTGGGCAGCCACCGCACGCATCAATGCGAAGCTGGCCGATCTCGGAAACATGACCATCGTCGGAAACCACAGTGCGGCGGGCTGGGGAAGCATTGAAAAGAAAGTGAGTGAACGCGACCGTCAGGATAAAACCGCTTACGACTTCTCGACCAACATCGAGCTCGGAAAATTCCTGCCGGAAAAATCGGGTGTCAAGGTTCCGATGTACTTCGGTTACTCGGAGCAATTCATCAAGCCCCAATTCAATCCGCTGGACCCCGACGTTCCGCTCAACCAGGCAATCGACGCGATCCCGAACGCCGAAGGACGCGATTCGTTGCGGAAGCAGACGATCGATTATACGCAACGGAAGAGCCTCAACTTCACGAACGTCCGCAAGACCAAGACGGGAGCCGCTCCCAAGACCAGGATCTACGATGTAGAGAACCTGAACTTCACCTACGCCTACACCGAAATCTACCAGCGTAATTACAACATCGCGTATAGTCTGTACAAGACCCATTCCGGCCTGATCGGGTACAACTACAACAAGACCGGTAAACCGATCCAGCCGTTCGAGAAAGTCCCTGGCAAGCTGATCAACTCGAAGTGGATGAAGCCGGTGAAGGAGTTCAACTTCAACCCGCTTCCGTCCAGCCTGACCTTCAGCACCGCCCTGGACCGTACGTATTCGGAAACCCAACTCCGGAACAACAGCGGATTGCTCTTCAGCATCGATCCGTTGTTCATCAAGACCTTCATCATGCAGCGCCGCTATGGCCTGAACTGGGACCTCACCCGTTCGCTGAAACTCGATTTCAACGCCGATGCAAACGCGATCATCGATGAGCCTCCGGGAAAACTCGATACCCGCGAGGAACGGGATTCGGTTCGGACCAACCTGATGCGCCTGGGTCGTCTGCAACGGTACAACCACACCTCGAACCTGACCTACAACCTTCCGTTCAACAAGATCCCGGCGACCGATTGGGTTTCGGGTAATGTGCGCTACGGCGCAACTTACAATTGGCAGACCTCGCCACTGTATCGCGACAGCGTGACCAACGAGATCGTTCCCAACCCGTTCGCCAACACGATCCAGAACTCGCAGACGATCGCGTACAACGCCAACCTGACCTTTACCACGCTGTACAACAAAGTGCCCTTCCTGAAGAAGATCAACCAGGGTGCTCAGCGACCAGCGGCCGACCGACAGCCGAAACCGAAAATCAAGAGCCCGACCGACAGCCTGAACAAGGCTCCGAAGGACAGTCTGCGGGAGAAAAAGTCACCGCTTGAACCGGTGTTCCGCGGATTGGCCAACCTGCTCATGAGCGTCAAGTCGGGTAACATCACCTATACCGAGACCAACGGTACGCTGCTGCCGGGTTTCCGCGGCAAGCCTGATTACCTGGGCATGGACTTCAATTATGCCGGGAACTCGAACGCTCCCGGATGGGGTTTCCTCTTCGGCAGCCAGCGCGACATCCGACCCGACGGGATACGGAACAACTGGTTCACCTTCGATACGACACTCAGTTCGTTCTTTACCCGAACGCAACTGCAGAACCTGACCGCCCGACTGACTGTCGAACCCGTGAAGAGCTTCCGGATCGAACTGACCGGCAACCGCAACTACACACTTAACCGAACCGAAAACTTCCGTTACGGATCGGACGGCCAATTCCGCAGTTACAGTCCGGTGGAGAACGGCAACTTCTCGATCTCGTACCTGACGTGGAATACCCATTTTATCAAGGACGCCAACGACTATTCGAATAAGAACTTCGATGACTTCCGCGCGTATCGTTCCCAGATGTCGGGGCTACTCGCTGCTGAAAACAGCAACTACGTATCCGGCAGCGATACCATTTCCGGTTTCAAGAACGGTTATGGTCCCGCGCAACAGGAGGTGGTCGCCTACGCTTTCCTGGCAGCTTATACCGGTCGGAAGCCATCGGATCGGTTCATTGATCGCTTCCCGAAGATCCCGCGCCCGAACTGGCGTATCACCTACGACGGCTTGTCGAAGCTGAAGTTCTTCCAGAAATTCCTGCAGTCCTTCTCGCTTTCTCACGGCTACCGCTCGATCTACAGCATCAACTCCTTTAACCAGAATCTGCTATACAGCGAGGCCGGCGGAGATCCTTTCAAACGTGATACGGTTGGCAACTTCATCCCGCGCTACGACATGCAACAGATCACGATCGCGGAACAATTGGCGCCGCTGATCGGCATCGACATGACCTGGAAGAACAGCCTGCAGACTCGCTTTGAGATCAAGCGCGACCGCACCCTGACTCTTGCCTTCTCCAACATCCAGGTCACGGAAGTTCGCGGTACGGAGTACACCCTCGGACTGGGCTATAAATTCAAGCGGGTGACGCTTCCGTTCCGGACCGGCAACGGCCGGCAAAAACTCAGCAACGACCTGAATGTGCGTGCGGATTTCAACTGGCGGGAGAATACCACCATCCTGCGCAAGGTGATCGAGAACACGAACCAGCCGAGCGCGGGCAGCACCGTGCTGAGCATGAAGTTCAACGTGGATTATCCCGTCAACGACCGGTTTAACGTTCGGGCCTTTTACGAGTACAGTTCGAACAATCCGTTCGTCTCCTCCACCTTCCCGACCTCGACCACCTTCGCCGGATTCGCGATCCGGTTCACCCTCGCCCAGTAA
- the gcvH gene encoding glycine cleavage system protein GcvH: MNFPDNLKYTKDHEWVRVDGNIATIGITDFAQSELGDIVYVDINTVGDTLDKEAVFGTVEAVKTVSDLFMPVSGKVLEMNPGLDGSPEKVNKDPYGDGWMIRVEMTNASEAAGLMSAADYKSSIGA; encoded by the coding sequence ATGAATTTCCCGGACAATCTGAAGTACACCAAGGACCACGAATGGGTCCGCGTAGATGGAAACATCGCCACCATCGGCATTACGGATTTCGCTCAAAGTGAACTGGGCGATATCGTGTATGTAGACATCAATACGGTCGGCGACACACTGGACAAGGAAGCGGTCTTCGGTACCGTTGAAGCCGTGAAGACCGTATCGGATCTTTTCATGCCGGTCAGCGGCAAGGTGCTCGAAATGAATCCCGGCCTGGATGGCAGTCCCGAAAAAGTGAACAAGGATCCTTACGGCGATGGTTGGATGATCCGCGTCGAAATGACCAACGCATCCGAAGCTGCCGGTCTGATGTCCGCAGCCGACTACAAATCCAGCATCGGCGCCTGA
- a CDS encoding VanZ family protein, whose product MKLKALAPALVWAFIVLVLCGIPGSRLPELSFWQWLRPDKIVHLVLFGTQSYLLLVGFTGIPVTSRWHQQAGWRAVTISILYGALLEWLQAHVFIQRSGDVRDAIANALGAILGWWLFPGSTSACFGDCGGRPDAAPSDCLSLTWYAYA is encoded by the coding sequence ATGAAGCTGAAAGCCCTTGCGCCCGCGCTGGTGTGGGCTTTCATCGTACTGGTCCTTTGCGGGATCCCGGGCAGCCGACTCCCTGAACTGAGTTTTTGGCAATGGCTTCGGCCCGATAAGATCGTACACCTCGTACTTTTCGGTACGCAGTCGTACCTGTTGCTGGTTGGTTTTACAGGTATCCCTGTCACCAGCCGCTGGCATCAACAGGCCGGCTGGCGCGCGGTCACGATCAGCATCCTTTATGGAGCCCTCCTAGAATGGCTCCAGGCCCACGTTTTCATTCAGCGCTCCGGAGATGTCCGGGATGCGATCGCCAATGCTCTCGGCGCCATCCTGGGCTGGTGGCTCTTTCCAGGTTCCACCAGCGCCTGCTTCGGCGATTGCGGCGGGAGGCCTGATGCCGCGCCATCCGATTGCTTATCTTTAACCTGGTACGCTTACGCATGA